A portion of the Sphingomonas sp. genome contains these proteins:
- a CDS encoding class I SAM-dependent methyltransferase gives MTLAFAQTYEKTATRITGPIAHSVLQRLGAIGRETRLLDIGAGSGALAIPAAHSGARVTAVDIAPGMVELLNDRLKPFPDADAFVMDGQALDFDDGAFDIAVSILGVSLFQDWRRGLAEQIRVVRPGGIVALATWRTLPGGGPFLLMARAMRAVFPDRPAPPAPEGFVALSDPLRMERALLDSGLHEVRVEEIEAEWKGVAGPAYLDALRDLHGYMPSYRALQPEERMQVEEAIQSLVDEHAVNGQITLTTRAVVAIGSKA, from the coding sequence ATGACCCTGGCTTTCGCGCAGACCTACGAAAAGACGGCGACGCGCATCACGGGACCGATAGCGCATTCGGTCCTTCAAAGACTGGGGGCGATAGGCCGCGAAACGCGCCTGCTGGACATCGGTGCCGGTAGCGGCGCGCTGGCGATCCCCGCAGCGCATAGCGGCGCACGAGTGACGGCGGTCGACATTGCTCCCGGTATGGTCGAACTGCTCAACGATCGCCTGAAGCCTTTTCCGGACGCCGACGCGTTCGTCATGGATGGGCAGGCGCTCGACTTCGATGACGGCGCATTCGACATCGCCGTCTCGATCCTCGGCGTCAGCCTGTTCCAGGATTGGCGGCGCGGACTCGCCGAGCAGATCCGTGTAGTCCGCCCGGGAGGCATCGTGGCACTGGCGACCTGGCGTACGCTCCCGGGCGGTGGGCCTTTTCTTCTCATGGCGCGCGCAATGCGCGCCGTCTTCCCTGATCGGCCGGCGCCGCCTGCACCGGAAGGATTTGTCGCACTGTCCGATCCCCTGCGCATGGAACGTGCTCTGCTGGATAGCGGGCTGCACGAGGTGCGGGTCGAGGAGATTGAGGCGGAGTGGAAGGGCGTCGCCGGACCGGCCTATCTCGACGCGCTTCGCGACCTTCATGGATATATGCCATCCTATAGGGCGCTGCAGCCCGAAGAACGGATGCAGGTGGAAGAAGCGATCCAGTCGTTGGTCGACGAGCATGCGGTAAACGGGCAGATCACACTGACAACTCGGGCCGTTGTGGCGATTGGGAGCAAAGCGTAG